One segment of Cervus canadensis isolate Bull #8, Minnesota chromosome 32, ASM1932006v1, whole genome shotgun sequence DNA contains the following:
- the SRRM2 gene encoding serine/arginine repetitive matrix protein 2 isoform X5, producing the protein MYNGIGLPTPRGSGTNGYVQRNLSLVRGRRGERPDYKGEEELRRLEAALVKRPNPDILDHERKRRVELRCLELEEMMEEQGYEEQQIQEKVATFRLMLLEKDVNPGGKEENPGQRPAVTETHQLAELNEKKNERLRAAFGISDSYVDGSSFDPQRRAREAKQPAPEPPKPYSLVRESSSSRSPTPKQKKKKKKKDRGRRSESSSPRRERKKSSKKKKHRSESESKKRKHRSPTPKSKRKSKDKKRKRSRSTTPAPKSRRAHRSTSADSASSSDTSRSRSRSAAAKTHTTALTGRSPSPALGRRGEGDVPPREPGTTNIGQPSSPEPSTKQPSSPCEDKDKDKKEKSAVRPSPSPERSNTGPEPPAPTLLLAEQHGGSPQPLATTPLSQEPVNPPSEASPAQGHSPPKSPEKPPQSSSESCPPSPQPTKVSRHASSSPESPKPAPAPGSRRESSSPASKSRSHGRAKRAKSHSHTPSRRVGRSRSPTTTKRGRSRSRTPTKRGHSRSRSPQWRRSRSAQRWGRSRSPQRRGRSRSPQRPGWSRSRNAQRRGRSRSARRGRSHSRSPATRGRSRSRTPARRGRSRSRTPTRRRSRSRTPARRRSRSRTPARRGRSRSRTPARRRSRTRSPVRRRSRSRSPARRSGRSRSRTPARRGRSRSRTPARRSGRSRSRTPTRRSGRSRSRTPNRRGRSQSRTPARRGRSRSRSLVRRGRSHSRTPPRRGRSGSSSERKNKSRTSQRRSRSNSSPEMKKSRLSSRRSRSLSSPRSKAKSRLSVRRSLSESSPCPKQKSQTPPRRSRSGSSQRKAKSRTPLRRSRSGSSPPGNQKSKTPSRQSHSSSSPQPKMKSGTPPRQGSITSPQVNEESATPQRRSRSESSPDPEVKSRTPSRHSCSGSSPSRVKSGTPPRRSRSGSSSPQPKVKAVTSPSQSHSGFSSPSPSRMTSKTPPRQSRSVSPCSKTESRLLQRHSHSRSSSPDTKVKPGTPPRQSHSGSTSPCPKAKSQTPPGHNLLGSKSPCSQEKSKDSLAQSCSGSFSLCPGVKSSTPPSFLQQKGQSPTSPDSRSGTSSPEMRPSYSESPYLQSKSQTPPKSSCSRSSSPVAELAPRSPTRGELSASPKLKSGISPEQRRSQSDSFSYPAIDSKPLLGQSRLEPSESKEKTSLVLQEDVSASPLRPRDKLSPPPVQNRPESSPILRDTPRTPSRERGGVGSSPDAKDQSSALAKPSQDEELMEVVEKPEESSNQVLPHLSPELKEMAGSNVESSPEIERPAVPLTLDQSQLQASSEEVPAMASAWSGPHFSPEHKELSNSPPRENSFGSPLEFRNSGGPVAEMNTGFSPEGKDLNGPFPNQLETDPSLDMKEQSTRSSRHSSSELSPDVVEKAGMSSNQSVSSPVLDTIPRTPSRERSSSASSPELKDGLPRTPSRRSRSGSSPGLRDGSGTPSRHSLSGSSPGMKDIPRTPSRGRSECDSSPEPKALPQTPRPRSRSPSSPELNNKCLTPQRERSGSESSVEQKTVARTPLGQRRRSGSSQELDGKPSASPQERSESDSSPDSKAKTRMPLRQRSHSGSSPEVDSKSRPSPRHSRAGSSPEVKEKPRAAPRAQSGSDSSPEPKAPAPRVLPRRSRSGSSSKGRGPSPEGSSSSESSPEHPPKSRTARRSSRSSPEPKTKSRTPPRRRSSRSSPELTRKARLSRRSRSASSSPETRSRTPPRRRRSPSVSSPEPAEKSRSSRRRRSASSPRTKTASRRGRSPSPKPRGLQRSRSRSRREKTRATRRRDRSGSSQSTSRRRQRSRSRSRVTRRRRGGSGYHSRSPARQESSRTSSRRRRGRSRTPPTSRKRSRSRTSPAPWKRSRSRASPATHRRSRSRTPLVSRRRSRSRTSPVSRRRSRSRTSVTRRRSRSRASPVSRRRSRSRTPPVTRRRSRSRTPTRRRSRSRTPPVTRRRSRSRTPPVTRRRSRSRTSPITRRRSRSRTSPVTRRRSRSRTSPVTRRRSRSRTSPVTRRRSRSRTPPAIRRRSRSRTPLLPRKRSRSRSPLAIRRRSRSRTPRTTRGKRSLTRSPPAIRRRSASGSSSDRSRSATPPATRNHSGSRTPPVALNSSRMGCFSRPSMSPTPLDRCRSPGVLEPLGSSRTPMSVLQQAGGSMMDGPGPRIPDHPRASVPENHAQSRIALALTAISLGTARPPPSMSAAGLAARMSQVPAPVPLMSLRTAPAASLASRIPAASAAAMNLASARTPALPSAVNLADSRTPAAAAAMNLASPRTAVAPSAVNLADPRTPTAPAVNLAGARTPAALAALSLTGSGTAPTAANYPSSSRAPQAPAPANLVGPRSAHATAPVNIASSRTPPALAPANLTSARMAPALSGANLTSPRVPLSAYERVSGRTSPPLLDRARSRTPPGGPGSRTPPSAPSQSRVTSERAPSPASRMVQAPSQSALPPAQDRPRSPVPSAFSDQSRSLLAQTPPVAGSQSLSSGTVAKTTSSAGDHNGMLSGPVPGVSHPEGGDPPACAGAQQPSTLAALQPAKERRSSSSSSSSSSSSSSSSSSSSSSSSSGSSSSDSEGSSLPAQPEVALKRVPSPAPAPKEAVREGRPQEPAPAKRKRRSSSSSSSSSSSSSSSSSSSSSSSSSSSSSSSSSSSSSTSSSPSPAKPGPQALPKPASPKKAPPGERSSSERGSRRSQRGDSRSPGHKRRKETPSPRPVRHRSSRSP; encoded by the exons ATGTACAACGGGATCGGGCTGCCGACGCCCCGGGGCAGCGGCACCAACGGCTACGTCCAGCGCAACCTGTCCCTGGTGCGGGGCCGCCGGGGTGAGCGGCCTGACTACAAGGGAGAGGAGGAACTGCGGCGCCTGGAGGCTGCCCTGGTGAAGCGGCCTAATCCTGACATCCTGGACCACGAGCGCAAGCGGCGCGTGGAGCTGCGATGCCTCGAGCTGGAGGAGATGATGGAGGAGCAGGG GTACGAAGAACAGCAAATTCAGGAAAAAGTGGCGACCTTTCGACTCATGTTGCTGGAGAAGGATGTGAACCctggggggaaggaggagaaccCAGGGCAGAGGCCAGC GGTAACTGAGACTCACCAGTTGGCAGAATTGAATGAGAAGAAGAATGAGCGACTCCGAGCTGCCTTTGGCATCAGTGATTCCTATGTGGATGGCAGCTCTTTTGATCCCCAGCGTCGCGCTCGAGAAGCTAAACAACCAGCTCCTGAGCCTCCCAAACCTTACAG CCTTGTCCGGGAGTCTAGCAGTTCTCGCTCACCAACAccaaagcaaaagaagaagaaaaagaagaaagatagagGACG CAGGTCAGAGAGCAGCTCTCCTCGACGAGAGAGGAAGAAGAGTTCTAAGAAGAAGAAGCACAG GTCAGAATCTGAatccaagaaaagaaagcatag GTCTCCTACTCCAAAGAGCAAACGTAAATCTAAGGACAAGAAGCGGAAGCG ATCTCGAAGTACAACTCCAGCCCCCAAGAGCCGACGGGCCCACCGTTCAACTTCTGCTGACTCTGCTTCTTCTTCAGATACTTCCCGCAGTCG GTCTCGAAGTGCTGCAGCTAAAACCCATACAACTGCCTTGACTGGACGAAGTCCTTCGCCTGCTTTGGGGCGTCGAGGGGAGGGAGATGTACCTCCCAGGGAACCAGGTACTACCAACATAGGGCAGCCTAGTAGTCCGGAGCCTTCCACAAAGCAGCCCAGCAGTCCCTGTGAAGACAAAGATAAAGACAAGAAGGAG AAATCTGCAGTTCGACCTAGTCCCTCTCCGGAAAGGAGCAACACAGGGCCAGAACCACCGGCTCCCACTCTGCTCCTTGCTGAGCAACATGGCGGCTCCCCACAACCCCTTGCAACAACCCCCTTAAGTCAGGAGCCAGTGAACCCTCCTTCTGAGGCTTCTCCAGCCCAGGGTCATTCACCACCTaaatctcctgagaaacctcccCAATCTTCTTCAGAGAGCTGCCCACCATCCCCTCAACCTACCAAAGTTTCTCGGCATGCCAGCTCTTCCCCTGAAAGCCCTAAACCGGCACCAGCTCCTGGGTCCCGCCGAGAGAGTTCTTCTCCTGCATCCAAGAGTCGCTCGCATGGCCGAGCAAAACGGGCCAAGTCACATTCTCATACTCCTTCCCGTAGGGTAGGGAGGTCCCGTAGTCCTACCACCACTAAGAGGGGGCGGTCTCGGTCTCGAACCCCTACCAAGAGAGGTCATTCTCGGTCCCGGTCACCTCAGTGGCGTAGGTCACGTTCTGCACAGAGGTGGGGACGATCTAGAAGCCCCCAGCGACGTGGCCGCTCTAGGTCTCCTCAGCGACCAGGCTGGTCCAGGAGCAGAAATGCACAGAGAAGAGGCAGGTCTAGATCAGCAAGACGAGGCAGGTCACACTCTAGATCCCCTGCAACTAGGGGCAGATCTCGTTCTAGAACACCTGCCCGGAGAGGCAGGTCTCGGTCTAGAACACCCACCAGGCGGAGGTCACGATCTAGAACACCAGCCAGGCGGAGGTCACGATCTAGAACACCCGCCCGGAGAGGCAGGTCTCGGTCTAGAACACCGGCTAGGCGCAGATCTAGGACCCGATCACCTGTACGACGGAGGTCTCGTAGTAGATCACCAGCCAGGAGAAGTGGCAGGTCACGTTCCAGAACCCCAGCCAGGCGTGGGCGCTCACGTTCTAGAACACCAGCAAGACGAAGTGGCCGGTCACGCTCTAGAACGCCAACTAGACGAAGTGGCCGGTCACGCTCTAGAACCCCAAACAGGAGAGGGAGATCTCAGTCTAGGACACCAGCAAGACGGGGAAGATCCCGTAGTAGAAGCCTAGTTAGACGGGGAAGATCTCACTCCAGAACACCACCAAGAAGGGGCAGGTCTGGCTCATCATCAGAGCGGAAGAACAAATCCCGCACATCACAGAGAAGGAGCAGGTCCAACTCAAGTCCAGAAATGAAGAAATCGCGGCTTTCTTCTAGGCGGAGCAGGTCTCTCTCTTCACCAAGGTCCAAAGCAAAATCCCGCTTGTCTGTGAGGCGAAGCCTTTCAGAGTCCTCTCCGTGCCCTAAACAAAAGTCTCAGACACCACCAAGGCGCAGTCGCTCCGGATCATCCCAGCGCAAAGCTAAATCTAGAACACCACTGAGACGAAGTCGCTCTGGTTCTTCTCCGCCTGGTAATCAGAAATCTAAAACACCATCAAGGCAAAGTCATTCCAGTTCATCTCCTCAACCTAAGATGAAGTCTGGAACGCCACCAAGGCAAGGGTCCATAACAAGTCCCCAGGTAAATGAAGAGTCTGCAACGCCACAGAGACGGAGCCGTTCTGAGTCATCACCTGACCCTGAGGTGAAGTCTAGGACCCCTTCAAGACatagctgctctgggtcttctccTTCTAGAGTGAAATCTGGCACACCTCCAAGACGGAGCCGATCTGGGTCGTCATCTCCACAACCCAAAGTGAAGGCAGTGACATCACCAAGCCAAAGCCATTCTGGCTTCTCTTCTCCAAGTCCTAGTAGGATGACATCTAAAACACCTCCAAGGCAAAGCAGATCAGTGTCTCCATGCTCTAAGACAGAATCTAGATTGTTGCAAAGACACAGCCATTCTAGATCTTCCTCTCCAGATACCAAAGTGAAACCTGGAACACCACCAAGACAAAGTCACTCAGGGTCTACTTCGCCATGCCCCAAAGCTAAGTCCCAAACTCCACCAGGGCATAATCTTCTTGGATCAAAGTCCCCATGTTCCCAAGAGAAGTCTAAAGATTCACTAGCACAAAGTTGCTCTGGATCCTTCTCCCTCTGTCCAGGAGTCAAGTCTAGCACGCCACCCTCATTTCTGCAACAGAAAGGACAATCTCCAACTTCACCAGACTCCAGATCTGGTACTTCAAGCCCAGAAATGAGACCAAGTTATTCTGAATCTCCATATCTGCAGAGCAAATCTCAAACACCTCCTAAGAGCAGCTGCTCTAGGTCCTCATCTCCAGTCGCTGAGCTGGCACCCAGATCTCCCACAAGAGGTGAATTGTCAGCAAGTCCTAAGCTGAAATCTGGAATATCTCCAGAACAGAGAAGGTCCCAGTCTGACTCTTTCTCATATCCTGCCATAGACTCTAAACCTCTTCTGGGGCAGAGCAGATTAGAGCCGTctgaatcaaaagaaaaaaccAGCTTAGTCCTGCAGGAGGATGTTAGTGCATCACCTCTAAGACCAAGAGACAAATTGAGTCCTCCTCCAGTGCAAAATAGGCCTGAGTCCTCACCAATACTCAGAGATACCCCTAGAACTCCATCAAGGGAAAGAGGTGGTGTTGGGTCATCTCCAGATGCAAAAGACCAAAGTTCTGCATTAGCTAAGCCAAGCCAAGATGAAGAATTAATGGAAGTAGTAGAGAAACCTGAAGAATCCTCAAACCAAGTCCTGCCACATTTGTCTCCAGAACTTAAAGAAATGGCTGGAAGTAATGTTGAATCATCTCCAGAAATAGAAAGGCCTGCTGTACCTTTGACTCTTGACCAAAGCCAGTTGCAGGCTTCTTCGGAAGAAGTCCCTGCAATGGCCTCAGCTTGGAGTGGGCCACACTTCTCTCCAGAACATAAAGAACTATCAAACTCTCCTCCCAGGGAGAATAGCTTTGGATCACCTTTAGAATTTAGAAACTCAGGAGGCCCTGTTGCAGAAATGAATACTGGATTTTCTCCTGAGGGTAAAGATTTGAATGGACCTTTTCCTAATCAGCTAGAGACAGATCCATCTCTAGATATGAAGGAACAATCAACAAGGTCCTCCAGACACAGCAGCTCTGAGTTATCCCCAGATGTGGTGGAAAAAGCAGGAATGTCTTCAAACCAGAGTGTGTCTTCGCCAGTACTTGATACTATACCGAGAACACCTTCCAGGGAAAGAAGTAGTTCTGCGTCTTCTCCTGAACTGAAAGATGGCTTACCCAGAACCCCCTCAAGGAGAAGCAGGTCTGGGTCTTCCCCAGGACTTAGAGATGGATCTGGGACTCCCTCCAGGCACAGCCTATCTGGGTCATCTCCTGGAATGAAAGATATACCTAGAACACCATCCAGGGGGAGAAGTGAATGTGATTCCTCTCCGGAACCAAAAGCTTTGCCTCAGACCCCTAGGCCAAGGAGTCGTTCTCCATCTTCCCCGGAGCTCAACAATAAGTGTCTTACCCcgcagagagagagaagtgggtCAGAGTCATCAGTTGAACAGAAGACTGTGGCTAGGACACCTCTTGGGCAGAGACGTCGGTCTGGATCTTCTCAGGAACTCGATGGGAAGCCCAGTGCATCCCCTCAGGAGAGAAGCGAGTCGGACTCTTCTCCAGATTCTAAAGCTAAGACACGGATGCCACTCAGGCAGAGGAGTCACTCTGGATCCTCTCCGGAGGTGGACAGCAAATCCCGGCCTTCTCCTCGGCATAGTAGGGCTGGCTCGTCCCCTGAGGTTAAAGAGAAGCCAAGAGCAGCACCCAGGGCACAGAGTGGTTCTGATTCCTCTCCTGAACCCAAGGCTCCTGCCCCTCGAGTCCTTCCAAGACGAAGCAGATCAGGTTCATCAAGCAAAGGCAGAGGCCCTTCTCCTGAAGGAAGCAGCAGTTCCGAGTCCTCTCCAGAACACCCTCCAAAATCCAGAACTGCTAGAAGAAGCTCTCGGTCATCACCAGAGCCAAAGACTAAATCTCGTACTCCGCCACGCCGTCGCAGCTCCCGGTCATCTCCTGAGCTGACTCGGAAGGCCCGGCTCTCCCGTAGGAGCCGTTCTGCATCATCCTCACCAGAGACCCGCTCTAGAACTCCCCCAAGACGCCGAAGAAGTCCCTCAGTATCTTCCCCAGAGCCAGCTGAAAAGTCGAGATCCTCACGCCGGCGGCGTTCAGCATCCTCTCCACGCACTAAGACAGCTTCAAGGAGAGGCCGTTCTCCTTCACCAAAGCCTCGTGGGCTCCAGAGGTCCCGTTCCCGCTCGAGGAGGGAGAAAACCAGGGCCACCCGACGTCGGGATAGGTCTGGATCTTCTCAGTCAACCTCTCGGAGAAGACAGCGGAGCCGGTCGAGGTCTCGGGTTACTCGCCGTCGGAGGGGAGGCTCTGGTTACCATTCAAGATCTCCTGCTcggcaggagagttccagaaccTCCTCTCGACGTCGCAGAGGTCGCTCTCGGACACCCCCAACCAGTCGGAAGCGTTCCCGCTCACGCACATCACCAGCACCGTGGAAACGCTCCAGGTCTCGGGCTTCTCCAGCTACTCACCGGCGATCCAGGTCCAGAACACCCCTGGTTAGCCGGCGGAGGTCCAGGTCTCGAACTTCACCAGTCAGTCGGAGACGATCCAGGTCTAGGACATCAGTGACTAGACGAAGATCCCGATCAAGAGCTTCGCCCGTGAGTCGAAGGCGATCTAGGTCCAGAACACCACCAGTAACCCGCCGACGTTCAAGGTCCAGAACACCGACCCGCCGGCGTTCCCGTTCTAGAACGCCACCAGTGACTCGAAGAAGGTCCAGATCTAGGACTCCACCCGTAACCAGGAGGCGATCTCGAAGCCGAACCTCCCCTATCACTCGCAGAAGATCAAGATCCAGAACATCCCCGGTCACCCGAAGGAGATCACGATCTCGCACTTCTCCAGTAACTCGAAGAAGGTCTCGCTCGCGAACCTCTCCAGTGACACGCCGCCGATCTAGGTCCCGAACTCCTCCAGCTATTCGGCGCCGCTCCAGGTCTCGAACCCCATTGCTGCCACGCAAGCGTTCACGAAGTCGTTCGCCACTTGCTATTCGCCGCCGTTCCCGATCACGTACTCCACGAACAACTCGGGGCAAACGGTCCTTAACAAGATCTCCTCCGGCCATCCGCAGGCGTTCTGCCTCTGGAAGCAGTTCCGATCGATCACGTTCTGCTACTCCTCCAGCAACAAGAAACCATTCTGGTTCTCGGACACCACCTGTAGCTCTCAATAGCTCCAGAATGGGCTGCTTCAGCCGTCCTAGCATGTCGCCAACTCCTCTTGACCGCTGTAGGTCACCCGGAGTGCTTGAGCCCCTTGGCAGCTCCAGAACACCCATGTCTGTTCTGCAGCAAGCTGGCGGTTCCATGATGGATGGTCCAGGTCCCCGAATTCCTGATCACCCACGAGCATCTGTACCTGAAAACCATGCACAGTCGAGAATTGCACTTGCCCTGACGGCCATCAGCCTTGGCACCGCGCGGCCGCCTCCGTCCATGTCTGCGGCTGGCCTTGCTGCGAGAATGTCCCAGGTTCCAGCCCCAGTGCCTCTCATGAGTCTCCGAACGGCCCCTGCGGCCAGTCTTGCCAGCAGGATCCCTGCAGCCTCTGCAGCAGCCATGAACCTGGCCAGCGCCAGGACACCTGCCCTGCCCTCAGCAGTTAACCTAGCTGACTCCAGAACACCAGCTGCGGCCGCAGCCATGAACTTGGCTAGCCCCAGAACAGCGGTGGCACCTTCGGCTGTGAACCTCGCTGACCCTCGTACTCCCACAGCCCCAGCTGTGAACCTAGCAGGAGCCAGAACCCCTGCTGCTTTGGCAGCTCTGAGTCTCACGGGTTCTGGCACAGCCCCGACTGCTGCAAACTATCCGTCCAGTTCCAGAGCACCCCAGGctccagcccctgcaaacctggtGGGTCCTAGGTCTGCACATGCCACAGCACCTGTGAATATCGCCAGCTCAAGAACCCCTCCAGCCTTGGCCCCTGCAAACCTCACTAGTGCTAGAATGGCTCCAGCCTTGTCTGGTGCAAACCTCACCAGTCCCAGGGTGCCCCTCTCTGCCTACGAGCGTGTTAGTGGGAGAACCTCACCACCACTCCTTGACCGAGCCAGGTCCAGAACCCcaccagggggcccaggttccagaACCCCGCCATCTGCCCCAAGCCAGTCTAGAGTGACCTCTGAGCGGGCTCCCTCTCCTGCTTCTAGAATGGTCCAGGCTCCCTCACAGTCTGCTCTTCCTCCAGCTCAGGATCGGCCTAGGTCCCCTGTGCCATCTGCTTTTTCTGACCAATCTCGATCTTTGCTTGCCCAGACCCCCCCTGTAGCAGGGTCTCAGTCCCTTTCCTCTGGGACGGTGGCAAAGACCACGTCCTCTGCTGGTGACCACAATGGCATGCTCTCTGGCCCTGTCCCCGGGGTGTCTCACCCAGAGGGTGGGGACCCACCTGCCTGTGCGGGGGCCCAGCAGCCTTCCACATTGGCTGCCCTGCAGCCAGCCAAGGAGCGGCGGAGTTCCTCGTCCTCGTCGTCCTctagctcctcctcctcctcgtcatCGTCCTcgtcctcctcgtcctcctcctctGGCTCCAGCTCTAGTGACTCGGAGGGCTCTAGCCTTCCCGCTCAACCTGAGGTAGCACTGAAGAG ggtccccagccctgccccagcacCCAAGGAGGCTGTTCGAGAGGGCCGTCCTCAGGAGCCAGCCCCAGCCAAGCGGAAGAGGCGTTCTAGCAGCTCCAgttccagctcctcctcctcctcctcctcatcctcctcctcttcctcctcctcctcctcctcttcctcatcctcctcctcctcttcctcctcctcctccacttcttcctccccctcccctgctaaGCCTGGCCCTCAGGCCTTGCCCAAACCTGCAAGCCCCAAGAAGGCACCCCCTGGCGAGCGGAG